In Halarcobacter bivalviorum, a genomic segment contains:
- the proV gene encoding glycine betaine/L-proline ABC transporter ATP-binding protein ProV, producing the protein MESKIKSEKKKKLIVKNVFKVFGSEPKKALKMLNDGLSKEEIFDKTGMTIGVQDASFEIYEGEIFVIMGLSGSGKSTLVRLLNRLIEPTSGNIYIDETDVTNLNDKELINIRREKISMVFQSFALMPHMNIIDNVSFGLELSGISKEIRYEKSRKALEQVGLAQHELSYPDELSGGMQQRVGLARALANNPDIMLMDEAFSALDPLIRTEMQDELIELQSKEQRTIVFISHDLDEAIRIGDRIAIMQNGEISQIGTPEEIVNNPANDYIKSFFKGVDVTSVLTAAHIAKKVKPTIINKDSTGINSALQYIADLDEDYAYFIEKNGKYLGILTLDSLKEQKKLGGTIMDAIYCDKSINENLQISEFISDIAEHKYPFSVVDDNGKYKGTISKSRLLKVLDEGVDNE; encoded by the coding sequence ATGGAGTCTAAGATTAAATCTGAAAAAAAGAAAAAACTTATAGTAAAGAATGTTTTTAAGGTTTTTGGAAGTGAACCAAAAAAAGCTTTAAAAATGTTAAATGATGGTCTATCCAAAGAAGAAATATTCGATAAAACTGGAATGACTATTGGTGTTCAAGACGCTAGTTTTGAAATATATGAAGGTGAAATATTTGTAATTATGGGACTTTCTGGTTCTGGAAAATCCACTTTAGTAAGACTACTTAATAGGTTAATAGAGCCTACTTCTGGAAATATTTATATTGATGAAACAGATGTTACAAATTTAAATGATAAAGAATTAATTAATATTAGAAGAGAAAAAATATCAATGGTTTTTCAATCTTTTGCTTTAATGCCACATATGAATATTATTGATAATGTATCTTTTGGTTTGGAATTAAGTGGTATTTCTAAAGAGATAAGATATGAGAAATCTAGAAAAGCTTTAGAGCAAGTTGGTTTAGCCCAACATGAATTATCTTATCCTGATGAATTAAGTGGTGGAATGCAACAAAGAGTAGGACTTGCAAGAGCATTAGCCAATAATCCAGATATTATGCTTATGGATGAAGCTTTTTCTGCACTTGACCCTCTAATTAGAACAGAGATGCAAGATGAATTAATTGAGTTACAAAGTAAAGAGCAAAGAACAATTGTTTTTATCTCTCATGATTTAGATGAAGCTATTAGAATAGGGGATAGAATTGCAATAATGCAAAATGGTGAGATTTCTCAGATTGGAACACCTGAAGAAATTGTAAATAATCCTGCAAATGATTATATTAAATCTTTTTTTAAAGGTGTAGATGTAACTTCTGTATTAACAGCAGCTCATATTGCTAAAAAAGTAAAACCAACTATAATAAATAAAGATAGTACAGGAATTAATTCTGCTTTACAATATATTGCAGACCTTGATGAGGATTATGCTTATTTTATTGAAAAAAATGGAAAATACTTAGGGATACTAACTTTAGACAGTTTAAAAGAACAAAAAAAGTTAGGTGGGACAATTATGGATGCAATTTATTGTGATAAGTCAATAAATGAAAACCTACAAATATCTGAATTTATTTCAGATATTGCAGAACATAAATATCCTTTTTCTGTAGTTGATGATAATGGAAAATATAAAGGAACTATTTCAAAAAGTAGATTATTAAAAGTATTAGATGAAGGAGTTGACAATGAGTAA
- a CDS encoding MerR family transcriptional regulator: MALLDNAKDVLPLSSIAELLTAKVRTLKMYEDKGLLPSKKLNKKLYSINDVKIIAFVHYLASVKKINANGIKYILEMLDNNMDEKNRTAFLELVEKNLEKLSGVDVTDVEVI; this comes from the coding sequence TTGGCTTTACTTGATAATGCTAAAGATGTTCTTCCTTTAAGTAGTATTGCAGAGTTATTAACTGCAAAAGTAAGAACACTTAAAATGTATGAAGACAAGGGTCTTCTACCTTCTAAAAAATTAAATAAGAAACTTTACTCTATAAATGATGTAAAAATTATTGCATTTGTTCACTATTTAGCAAGTGTTAAAAAAATTAATGCAAATGGTATTAAATATATTCTTGAAATGTTAGATAATAATATGGATGAAAAAAATAGAACAGCATTTTTAGAGTTAGTTGAAAAAAATTTAGAAAAACTTTCTGGAGTTGATGTAACAGATGTAGAAGTTATATAA
- a CDS encoding HugZ family protein, translating to MSSLDEHNIPFTSYAPFLLEDSKFYVYLSSMAKHSYNLTLNENSSIFFIEDESKSDNIFARKRVVYQCKTKKLQRDNEEFIKLISLFEEKHGEIVSMLKEMKDFSFFEFEVISGEAILGFGKAYNIEKEEIFTLINRKEQTGHKKE from the coding sequence ATCTCTTCTTTAGATGAGCATAACATACCTTTTACAAGTTATGCTCCTTTTCTCTTAGAAGATAGCAAGTTTTACGTATACCTAAGCTCTATGGCTAAACACTCTTATAATTTAACTTTAAATGAAAATAGCTCAATATTTTTTATTGAAGATGAAAGTAAAAGTGATAATATCTTTGCTAGAAAAAGAGTTGTTTATCAATGTAAAACTAAAAAGTTACAAAGAGATAATGAAGAGTTTATAAAACTAATCTCTTTATTTGAAGAAAAACATGGAGAAATAGTTTCTATGCTAAAAGAAATGAAAGATTTCTCTTTTTTTGAGTTTGAAGTTATTTCAGGTGAAGCAATTTTAGGTTTTGGAAAAGCTTATAATATAGAAAAAGAAGAAATTTTTACTCTTATAAATAGAAAAGAGCAAACAGGTCACAAAAAAGAGTAG
- a CDS encoding tRNA-uridine aminocarboxypropyltransferase codes for MNKKEEFRKRDFCYTCYRPESSCMCKYINTIETKTKFIILMHPKEFRKTKNGTGQFTKNSLSNSELYIGINFTNHKKINKIIENPENESYLLYPDENSHDLSSKKINTDKNLVIFIIDSTWPCSKKIIKESTNLQKLKMLSFTTKIKSAFKIKRQPSEYCLSTIESTQYILELLNNYNYENLKIEELNNMSKPFEKMVDYQIKCAEKKSEPRFKIY; via the coding sequence ATGAATAAAAAAGAAGAATTTAGAAAAAGAGATTTTTGCTATACATGCTATAGACCGGAGAGTTCATGTATGTGCAAATATATAAATACAATAGAAACAAAAACAAAATTTATAATTTTAATGCATCCTAAAGAGTTTCGAAAAACTAAAAATGGAACAGGACAATTTACAAAAAATAGTTTAAGTAACTCAGAACTTTATATTGGTATAAATTTTACAAACCATAAAAAAATAAATAAAATAATAGAAAATCCAGAAAATGAATCTTATTTACTCTATCCAGATGAGAATAGTCATGATTTAAGTAGTAAAAAAATTAATACAGATAAAAACTTAGTTATTTTTATAATTGATTCTACTTGGCCTTGTTCTAAAAAAATCATTAAAGAGAGTACAAATCTACAAAAACTAAAAATGCTAAGTTTTACTACTAAAATAAAATCTGCTTTTAAAATAAAAAGACAACCTAGTGAATACTGTCTTTCAACTATTGAATCAACCCAATATATCTTGGAGTTATTAAATAATTATAATTATGAGAATTTAAAAATTGAAGAGTTAAATAATATGAGTAAACCTTTTGAGAAAATGGTTGATTATCAGATAAAATGTGCAGAAAAGAAAAGTGAACCTAGATTTAAAATCTATTGA
- the proW gene encoding glycine betaine/L-proline ABC transporter permease ProW, producing MSNDPWGNASTAQENKESSVDWMNTEVIEEKPKEFDFFNPFEQSLIPFDTWTNNSIDWLVANFREFFLATKIPIDIVLKAIEGFLLYLNPYVVILFFVFLALQFSTKKMAIGTLISFLIIGFIGAWEEAMITLALVITAVVFSLFIGIPLGIWSAKSETVNKIVRPILDAMQTTPAFVYLIPIVMLFGIGNVPGVIVTIIFALPPLIRLTNLGIRQVPEDLIEASRSFGASSMQMLFKVQIPVAMPTIMAGINQTLMLALSMVVIASMIAVGGLGQMVLRGIGRLDVGLAAVGGLGIVLLAVILDRLTQEMGKRDKNDKRKWFEKGPIGFFYKLLNKEK from the coding sequence ATGAGTAATGATCCTTGGGGAAATGCTTCAACTGCACAAGAAAATAAAGAATCTTCTGTTGACTGGATGAATACAGAAGTTATTGAAGAAAAACCAAAAGAGTTTGATTTCTTTAATCCTTTTGAACAAAGTCTAATTCCTTTTGATACTTGGACAAATAATTCTATTGATTGGCTAGTAGCAAATTTTAGGGAGTTTTTTTTAGCAACAAAAATACCTATTGATATAGTATTAAAAGCAATAGAGGGATTTTTATTATATTTAAATCCTTATGTGGTAATTTTATTTTTTGTTTTTCTTGCCTTGCAGTTTTCTACAAAAAAGATGGCAATAGGAACATTAATTTCTTTTTTAATCATTGGTTTTATTGGTGCTTGGGAAGAAGCAATGATTACTTTAGCTTTAGTTATTACAGCAGTAGTTTTTTCATTGTTTATTGGAATACCTCTTGGTATTTGGAGTGCAAAAAGTGAAACTGTAAATAAGATTGTTCGTCCTATTCTTGATGCAATGCAAACTACACCAGCTTTTGTTTATTTGATTCCTATTGTAATGTTATTTGGAATAGGTAATGTCCCTGGAGTTATTGTAACTATTATTTTTGCCTTACCACCTCTTATAAGACTTACAAACTTAGGAATTAGACAAGTTCCAGAGGATTTAATTGAAGCTTCAAGGTCTTTTGGAGCTAGTTCGATGCAGATGTTATTTAAAGTTCAAATTCCAGTAGCAATGCCAACTATTATGGCAGGTATAAATCAAACTTTAATGTTAGCACTTTCTATGGTTGTAATTGCCTCTATGATTGCAGTTGGAGGTTTAGGACAAATGGTATTAAGAGGAATAGGAAGACTTGATGTTGGCCTTGCTGCAGTTGGAGGTTTAGGAATTGTTTTACTTGCAGTTATTTTAGATAGATTAACTCAAGAGATGGGGAAACGAGATAAAAATGATAAAAGAAAATGGTTTGAAAAAGGTCCTATAGGCTTTTTTTATAAATTATTAAATAAGGAGAAATAA
- the proX gene encoding glycine betaine/L-proline ABC transporter substrate-binding protein ProX encodes MFAKKILISGVLSLALASNLFAAKVTALKTTIAEEAFQMEVVAEVLKKMGHEVKISNDMDYEIAYQTLANNANSDEVFFIASSWDPLHNGKIENIGKDKIAKFSEYISNCAQGYLIDKKTAEKYNIKYFNDLKDPKIAKLFDTNGNGKADLTGCNAGWGCEKVVEHQLDAYGLRDTVEHNQGQYSALIADTIATYKTGKPILYYTWTPYWVSGKLVPGKDTVFLQVTHSANPNTASTKLPNGADYGFNVNSQKIVANAGVKKHKDIAKLFDIIKLSVNDVSGQNMLMASGQNKEKDIKRHAKLWIQKNQTKIDSWIKEAKTAK; translated from the coding sequence ATGTTTGCAAAAAAAATATTAATATCAGGAGTTTTATCTTTAGCACTTGCAAGTAACTTATTTGCTGCAAAAGTAACTGCACTTAAAACAACTATAGCAGAAGAAGCATTTCAAATGGAAGTTGTCGCAGAAGTTTTAAAAAAGATGGGACATGAAGTAAAAATTTCAAATGATATGGATTATGAAATTGCTTATCAAACCTTAGCAAATAATGCTAATAGTGATGAAGTCTTTTTTATTGCTTCAAGTTGGGATCCTTTACATAATGGAAAAATTGAAAATATTGGAAAAGATAAAATAGCTAAATTCTCAGAATATATTTCAAACTGTGCTCAAGGTTATTTAATAGATAAAAAAACAGCAGAGAAGTATAATATTAAATACTTTAATGATTTGAAAGACCCAAAGATTGCGAAACTATTTGATACTAATGGTAATGGAAAAGCGGACTTAACTGGTTGTAATGCTGGATGGGGTTGTGAGAAGGTTGTAGAGCATCAGTTAGATGCATATGGTTTAAGAGACACAGTTGAACATAATCAAGGTCAATACTCAGCTTTAATAGCAGATACGATTGCAACTTATAAAACAGGTAAACCAATTTTATATTACACTTGGACTCCTTATTGGGTAAGTGGAAAGTTAGTTCCTGGTAAAGATACAGTATTTTTACAAGTAACTCATAGTGCCAATCCAAATACAGCTTCAACAAAACTTCCAAATGGTGCAGATTATGGATTTAATGTAAATTCTCAAAAAATTGTTGCAAATGCAGGAGTTAAAAAGCATAAAGATATTGCAAAATTATTTGATATTATTAAACTAAGTGTAAATGATGTAAGTGGACAAAATATGCTTATGGCAAGTGGACAAAATAAAGAAAAAGATATTAAAAGACATGCAAAACTTTGGATTCAAAAAAATCAAACAAAAATTGATAGCTGGATTAAAGAGGCAAAAACTGCAAAATAG